In Pongo abelii isolate AG06213 chromosome 5, NHGRI_mPonAbe1-v2.0_pri, whole genome shotgun sequence, a single genomic region encodes these proteins:
- the VNN3P gene encoding vascular non-inflammatory molecule 3: MIISYFPKCVAVFALLALSVGALDTFIAAVYEHAVILPNRTETPVSKEEALLLMNKNIDVLEKVVKLAAKQGAHIIVTPEDGIYGWVFTRESIYPYLEDIPDPGVNWIPCRDPWRFGNTPVQQRLSCLAKDNSIYVVANIGDKKPCNASDSQCPPDGRYQYNTDVVFDSQGKLVARYHKYNLFAPEIQFDFPKDSELVTFDSPFGKFGIFTCFDIFSHDPAVVVVDEFQVDSILYPTAWYNTLPLLSAVPFHSAWAKSMGVNLLAANTHNTSMHMTGSGIYAPEAVKVYYYDMETESGQLLLSELKSQPRREPTYPAAVDWHAYASSAKPFSSEQSDFPGMIYFDEFTFTELKRNTGNYTVCQKDLCCHLTYKMSEKRTDEVYALGTFDGLHTVEGQYYLQICTLLKCQTTDLETCGEPVGSTFTKFEDFSLSGTFGTRYVFPQIILSGSQLAPERHYEISRDGHLRSRSGAPLPVLVMALYGRVFEKDPPRLGQGSGKFP; encoded by the exons ATGATTATatcatattttccaaaatgtgtGGCAGTTTTTGCCCTCCTTGCCCTGAGTGTTGGTGCACTGGACACTTTTATTGCTGCAGTATATGAGCATGCGGTGATATTACCAAACAGAACAGAAACAcctgtttcaaaagaagaagCTTTGCTCCTGATGAACAAGAACATAGATGTTTTGGAGAAAGTAGTTAAGCTGGCAGCGAAGCAG GGTGCACATATCATTGTGACCCCAGAAGATGGAATCTATGGTTGGGTCTTCACCAGGGAGAGCATTTACCCCTATCTAGAGGATATACCAGACCCTGGAGTGAACTGGATTCCATGTAGAGACCCCTGGAG GTTCGGCAACACACCAGTGCAACAAAGACTCAGCTGCCTGGCCAAGGACAACTCTATCTATGTCGTGGCTAATATTGGGGACAAGAAGCCATGCAATGCCAGTGACTCTCAATGTCCCCCTGATGGCCGTTACCAATACAACACTGATGTGGTGTTTGATTCTCAGGGAAAACTGGTGGCACGCTACCATAAG TACAATCTTTTTGCACCTGAAATTCAGTTTGATTTCCCCAAGGATTCAGAACTTGTGACTTTTGACAGTCCCTTTGGGAAGTTTGGCATTTTTACTTGCTTTGACATTTTTTCTCATGAcccagctgtggtggtggtggacgAGTTTCAAGTTGACAGCATTCTCTACCCCACAGCATGGTACAACACGCTGCCCCTCCTCTCGgctgttcccttccattcagcGTGGGCCAAGTCCATGGGAGTCAATCTACTTGCTGCAAATACCCACAACACCAGCATGCACATGACAG GGAGTGGAATCTACGCCCCAGAAGCAGTCAAGGTGTACTACTATGACATGGAAACAGAGAGTGGTCAGCTGTTGCTCTCAGAACTGAAGTCTCAGCCCCGCCGTGAGCCCACCTACCCTGCAGCTGTTGACTGGCATGCGTATGCCAGCAGTGCCAAGCCATTTTCCTCTGAACAGTCAGATTTTCCGGGGATGATTTATTTTGATGAGTTTACCTTCACTGAGCTTAAGCGAAATACAGGAAATTACACAGTTTGCCAGAAAGATCTGTGTTGTCACTTAACTTACAAGATGTCTGAGAAGCGAACAGACGAGGTCTATGCCCTAGGTACTTTTGATGGACTGCACACAGTAGAAGGCCAATATTACTTACAG aTATGCACATTACTGAAGTGTCAAACCACTGACCTGGAAACGTGTGGAGAACCTGTGGGGTCAACTTTTACCAAGTTTGAAGACTTCTCCCTCAGTGGCACATTCGGAACGCGTTATGTTTTCCCACAGATCATTCTAAGTGGGAGTCAGCTTGCCCCTGAAAGACATTATGAG ATTTCAAGAGATGGACACTTGAGGAGCCGAAGTGGAGCCCCTTTGCCTGTCTTAGTTATGGCCCTGTATGGAAGAGTGTTTGAGAAGGACCCTCCACGCTTAGGGCAGGGATCTGGGAAATTCCCGTGA